Genomic segment of Paenibacillaceae bacterium GAS479:
TATGAATCATAGTCAAGGATGAATTTCCAAATAAGCAATATCAAAAAACGGCCCCGTTAAAGGCCGTTTTTATGTATCCACGTTTATTTTAGCTTTTCTGACACAGCATCAGTAAGCTCCTTGACCATTTTCGGCACGAAATCCTTCATCACGCTGTTCATCATCATGGCCATGAAACCTTTGCCGCTGATTTCCAGATAACCGGTTAGTTTTGTAGAATGATTGCTAATAGCTTCTGCTTCAAAATACCCTTCACCCTCAACTGCATCTGAGATGCCAGTCAGATCAAACGAGACTTTCGTCGGCTCGACGGGCTCTTTCATTACAATCTGAAGCTTAATGACCTTTTTGGTGAACCCCAAATCTCCCTTGAACGTCCAGGTAGACTCTTGGTTATTCAAAATTTCATGCTCGATGTAGCCAGGCACCAAAGGCTCCCAGTTGTTGGCATCCTTGATAAATGTCCATACTGTCTGAAGGGGAACAGCGATTTCTACCGAATGCGATCCATTAGGCATTAACTTCAGCTTCCTTCCCTTTTTCTATTCGTTAGCTTTTTTCCGAATCTGCTTCATGGTACCATAAACGCTGCATAAGCTGTTCTCCGATCTGAACGATTGCAAGTGCATTAACCTAACAATAAACCTGCGAAGGAGGCGGGGAGTTTGTCCATTCGATTTAGACTGCTACTGTCTTTCACTTCGGTGGTTGTAGTCTCTGTTATCCTGTTCGTCTTGGCGGCGTACTTGCTTTCCATTGCCGTTACAGGTGATTTTCGCAGCTTCAATAGCTTCTACAATATCCACTACTCTCTAAATCCACTTTCGGAGGAAGAGGAAAACCTGTTTCTTGATCTGAAGTATTTGGCGAAAAATGACCCCGAAAAACTAAAGGATCAGAATCTGTTACAGCAATTTGATTACCAGTTAAAAATGGTGCAGGCCGGACTTGTTGTCCGGGAGAACAATGAGGTCATTTACTCCGCCGCTTCCCTAAGCGGATTCGATCTGTCCTCAAGCCTGCCCGCTTATGAAATGGGCAACAACTCCATTCGTAATACAATGAACGAGGGGACGCGCTTCTTTTCCTATGCCAAATTCGATTTCTATTTCTCGCCGGAAACAGGTGAAAAAGGAAGTGTGTTTGTCATCAAGGAACGGAGCCCTTTTGCCCAGATAGTACGAACGCTGCTTCCGATGTCCATCGTCATCTTTGTGCTCATTCTGCTGCTGACGGGTTGGCTGTTATATCGATATGTCACTCGCAAAATTTTTCAGCCGCTCGATAAACTTCGTACATCTGCCCAGCATAT
This window contains:
- a CDS encoding Carbon monoxide dehydrogenase subunit G, which encodes MPNGSHSVEIAVPLQTVWTFIKDANNWEPLVPGYIEHEILNNQESTWTFKGDLGFTKKVIKLQIVMKEPVEPTKVSFDLTGISDAVEGEGYFEAEAISNHSTKLTGYLEISGKGFMAMMMNSVMKDFVPKMVKELTDAVSEKLK